The proteins below are encoded in one region of Campylobacter helveticus:
- the aroB gene encoding 3-dehydroquinate synthase: MQIEVKVKEPYKVFIDEGLNFKFKGKVAILTNPKVAGLHLKSLLDKIECEELFIISVKDGEEYKNLATIEEILNQMCNSKLDRKSLLISFGGGVISDMGGFAASIYQRGIDFINIPTTLLACVDAAVGGKTGVNNHFGKNLIGTFYQPKAVYCESAFLRTLKQRELSAGLAEFIKMAIIFDANLLNFIEKIDAKKFLEAKCEEEILTQIIAKSVELKAKIVAQDEKESKTRMLLNYGHTFAHIIENETNYKSYLHGEAVAIGMNMANHLSYELGLLSKEECKRVEQILQKFILPTQYKIKSVEEFYQAFFLDKKSANQKIRFILAAPLGRGIIKEDVEKSILLKCLEQFV; encoded by the coding sequence ATGCAAATCGAAGTCAAAGTTAAAGAGCCTTATAAAGTTTTCATTGATGAGGGTTTAAATTTTAAATTTAAGGGAAAAGTTGCAATTTTAACCAATCCAAAAGTCGCAGGACTTCATCTTAAAAGTTTGCTTGACAAAATAGAATGCGAAGAACTTTTTATCATTAGCGTAAAAGACGGCGAAGAGTATAAAAACCTAGCCACTATCGAAGAAATTCTAAATCAAATGTGCAATTCTAAACTTGACAGAAAAAGCCTACTAATTAGCTTTGGTGGGGGGGTAATTAGCGATATGGGGGGCTTTGCAGCAAGTATTTATCAAAGGGGGATAGATTTTATCAATATCCCCACCACACTTTTAGCTTGTGTAGATGCCGCTGTGGGCGGGAAAACTGGGGTTAATAATCATTTTGGGAAAAATCTCATCGGCACTTTTTACCAACCTAAGGCTGTGTATTGCGAAAGTGCATTTTTAAGAACTCTAAAGCAAAGAGAGCTTAGTGCAGGTTTGGCTGAATTTATCAAAATGGCAATCATTTTTGACGCAAATTTACTCAATTTCATAGAAAAAATAGACGCGAAAAAATTCTTAGAGGCAAAATGCGAAGAAGAAATTTTAACCCAAATCATCGCCAAAAGTGTGGAATTAAAAGCTAAAATAGTCGCGCAAGATGAAAAAGAAAGTAAAACCAGAATGTTGCTAAATTACGGACACACTTTTGCCCACATCATAGAAAATGAAACAAATTATAAAAGCTATCTTCACGGAGAGGCTGTGGCTATAGGTATGAATATGGCAAATCATCTAAGCTACGAACTTGGGCTTTTGAGCAAAGAAGAGTGTAAAAGAGTGGAGCAAATTTTACAAAAATTTATCCTACCTACGCAGTATAAAATTAAAAGTGTTGAAGAGTTTTATCAAGCTTTCTTCCTAGATAAAAAAAGTGCAAACCAAAAAATTCGCTTTATCTTGGCTGCGCCACTAGGAAGAGGCATTATAAAAGAAGATGTTGAAAAATCCATACTTTTAAAATGTTTGGAGCAATTTGTATGA
- a CDS encoding mechanosensitive ion channel family protein — MKKIFFLACFVVFSFAELNNSLVLESKAKINTLNTIIEASIHNIRYDNFIKYQKISDELIILRDELNKEHLSYEEKDATQSKIANLEEQLRLLKDYKYLNFAQSLNIGENVEILPKLTNPLAIIGAFSHIKKLKDERDEQSLKIEEFENLVLKIKEKNTELKELIKLDNSKENLNALKESNKKLSEFENALQFAKVSFSVYEKKIEDEITRVNAEIKVQTLRAINIFVAIILVIIFSFSLKFIAKKYIKDNERYYTATKIINFINLNIIFLILLFAYIENITYLVTILGFASAGLAIAMKDMFMSMLGWCVIVFGGSMRVGDRIKVIQNDLTYVGDIIDISFLRITIYETLTLETYMKNRRSGRIIFIPNNYVFTHLIANYTHHGMKTVLDGIDITISFDSNLEKAKEIMEQIVTKQAKPYTELAKKAMKRLQNEYSIKNPKVEPKIYIFFEHWGVRLSAWYMANSYAALNLRSTISKELISEFMKHKDIKIAYPSQNLYLDKKQNAARQGDFNG, encoded by the coding sequence ATGAAAAAGATATTTTTTTTAGCTTGTTTTGTTGTATTTTCCTTTGCAGAGCTTAATAACAGCCTCGTTTTAGAAAGCAAAGCTAAAATCAACACACTTAACACCATCATAGAGGCAAGCATTCATAATATACGCTATGATAATTTCATCAAGTATCAAAAAATAAGCGATGAGCTTATCATTTTAAGAGATGAGTTAAACAAAGAGCATTTAAGCTACGAGGAAAAAGATGCCACACAAAGCAAAATAGCAAACCTAGAAGAACAATTAAGACTTTTAAAAGACTACAAATATTTAAATTTTGCCCAAAGTTTAAATATCGGTGAAAATGTCGAAATCCTCCCAAAACTTACAAATCCACTTGCCATCATCGGTGCTTTTTCTCATATTAAGAAGTTAAAAGATGAAAGAGATGAGCAAAGCTTAAAGATTGAAGAATTTGAAAATTTGGTTTTAAAAATTAAAGAAAAAAATACCGAGCTTAAAGAACTTATAAAACTTGACAATAGTAAAGAAAATTTAAACGCCTTAAAAGAATCAAATAAAAAATTGAGCGAATTTGAAAACGCTTTACAATTTGCGAAAGTCTCTTTTTCCGTGTATGAAAAAAAGATTGAGGATGAAATCACACGCGTTAATGCTGAGATAAAAGTGCAAACGCTAAGGGCGATTAACATCTTTGTTGCTATTATTTTAGTCATCATTTTTTCCTTCTCCTTAAAATTTATCGCCAAAAAATATATTAAGGATAATGAACGCTACTATACAGCAACTAAAATCATCAATTTTATCAATCTCAACATCATCTTTCTCATCTTGCTTTTTGCTTATATAGAAAATATCACCTATCTTGTTACCATACTTGGCTTTGCTTCGGCTGGTCTTGCTATCGCTATGAAAGATATGTTTATGTCTATGCTTGGTTGGTGTGTGATTGTTTTTGGTGGGAGTATGAGGGTTGGAGACCGCATTAAAGTAATACAAAATGACTTAACTTATGTGGGAGATATTATTGATATTTCTTTTTTGCGTATCACGATTTATGAAACCTTAACTTTAGAAACTTATATGAAAAATCGCCGCAGCGGAAGGATTATTTTTATCCCAAATAACTATGTTTTCACACACTTAATAGCAAATTACACCCATCACGGAATGAAAACCGTGCTGGATGGCATTGACATTACCATAAGTTTTGATTCAAATTTAGAAAAAGCCAAAGAGATAATGGAGCAAATCGTTACAAAACAAGCCAAACCTTACACAGAATTAGCAAAAAAAGCTATGAAAAGGTTACAAAATGAGTATAGTATTAAAAATCCCAAAGTCGAACCAAAAATCTACATCTTTTTTGAACACTGGGGAGTAAGACTTTCGGCTTGGTATATGGCAAATTCTTACGCCGCACTTAATTTAAGAAGCACAATAAGTAAAGAGTTAATTAGTGAGTTTATGAAACACAAAGATATTAAAATAGCCTATCCTAGTCAAAACCTTTATCTAGACAAAAAACAAAACGCAGCCCGACAAGGGGATTTTAATGGATAA
- the mtaB gene encoding tRNA (N(6)-L-threonylcarbamoyladenosine(37)-C(2))-methylthiotransferase MtaB → MDKVFFKTFGCRTNIYDSELIKSYMKDFQLTTNEKEANIVIINSCTVTNGADSGLKTYINSLKKNNIKVILTGCAAVSRGKELLDSGAIFGVLGASNKAKINDFLKAKTRFYELGDLNFIDKDIVKDYENHTKAFVKIQEGCDFNCSYCIIPSVRGKSRSVKENDLLEQIKILIQNGYTEIVLTGTNIGSYGLKDGTTLGKLLQKIMQIQGLKRIRLGSLEPAQIDASFMEILDENLLEKHLHIALQHTSETMLRIMRRRSHTKNDLLLFQTLADKGFALGTDFIVGHPGESEELWQEALKNFKEFKLTHLHAFIFSPRNNTHSATLKNTIKGDVAKERLNTLKNIVQKNNYEFRKAKKAKLEVLVESKKNDFYEGYDQFFNKIKIISSKDLNKMWLNIEDYEIKEEFNETRLR, encoded by the coding sequence ATGGATAAAGTCTTTTTTAAAACTTTTGGTTGTAGAACAAATATTTATGATAGTGAGCTAATAAAAAGCTATATGAAAGATTTTCAGCTTACGACTAATGAAAAAGAAGCTAATATTGTCATTATTAATTCTTGCACGGTAACAAATGGGGCGGATAGTGGATTAAAAACCTACATCAACAGCCTTAAAAAAAATAATATTAAAGTTATACTCACAGGCTGTGCGGCGGTAAGTAGGGGCAAAGAGCTTTTAGATAGTGGAGCGATTTTTGGCGTTTTGGGTGCTTCAAATAAGGCTAAGATTAATGATTTTTTAAAAGCAAAAACGCGTTTTTATGAGCTTGGAGACTTAAATTTCATCGATAAAGATATTGTTAAAGATTATGAAAATCACACAAAAGCCTTTGTGAAAATTCAAGAAGGGTGTGATTTTAACTGCTCTTATTGCATCATACCAAGTGTGCGTGGTAAATCAAGAAGCGTAAAAGAAAATGACCTTTTGGAACAAATTAAAATCTTAATTCAAAATGGCTACACCGAAATCGTTCTAACAGGCACAAATATAGGCTCTTACGGCTTAAAAGACGGCACGACTTTGGGCAAACTCTTGCAAAAAATAATGCAAATTCAAGGCTTAAAACGCATCCGCTTAGGTAGCTTAGAACCCGCACAAATTGACGCGAGCTTTATGGAAATTTTAGATGAAAATTTACTTGAAAAACATCTTCATATCGCCTTACAACACACCAGCGAAACAATGCTACGCATTATGAGGCGTAGAAGCCATACAAAAAATGATTTGTTACTCTTTCAAACCCTTGCAGATAAGGGTTTTGCATTAGGGACAGATTTTATCGTTGGACATCCGGGGGAGAGTGAAGAACTTTGGCAAGAAGCTTTAAAAAATTTCAAAGAATTTAAACTTACTCACCTCCACGCCTTTATCTTTTCACCGCGAAATAACACCCACTCAGCAACGCTTAAAAACACCATAAAAGGCGATGTTGCAAAAGAAAGATTAAATACGCTTAAAAACATCGTGCAGAAAAATAATTATGAATTTAGAAAGGCAAAAAAGGCTAAACTTGAAGTTTTAGTTGAAAGCAAAAAAAATGACTTTTATGAGGGCTATGACCAGTTTTTTAATAAAATTAAAATCATAAGCTCAAAAGATTTAAACAAAATGTGGCTAAATATTGAAGATTACGAAATTAAAGAGGAATTTAACGAAACGAGGCTAAGATGA
- a CDS encoding AAA family ATPase, whose protein sequence is MKNNKIILISFIILCMLLAIVYFKNEPKFIDEALYKSLLEQKLIQKATIDENEILLKAAGEHYVIIKEGVDIKELLTQVPVEIKKDYSAWIFFTLLVFLLASLISFNFFRRKKEMQKFPINKATQNPSLQEPLNSIKPVISSVTFNDVAGVNEVKLELNELVDFLKNPQKYKEFGVKMPKGVLMIGPPGVGKTLIAKAVAGEAGVPFFYQSGSSFVEIYVGMGAKRVRELFSRAKMMAPSIIFIDEIDAVGKARNELSNGERDSTLNQLLTQMDGFEDNSGVIVIAATNKIELMDEALLRSGRFDRRIFLSLPDFKDRFKILEIYMKNKKNKVDLEQIAKLSVGFSGAGLETLVNEAAINALRRGNDLVEDSDFYAVLNKVLLGKKKILNLSEKEKQIQAHYQAAKALCAYYFDIKFDKITLIEDRFNEYESNIKSKSELLNKIKTHLAGFIAMKLLYNESYTNSQQDFLKIKELVEFMLSFNMIEDKSLEIQKNEVEEFLKTRKELIALLAKLLLEKESLTYKDVKKISL, encoded by the coding sequence ATGAAAAACAACAAAATTATCCTAATTTCTTTTATTATCTTATGTATGCTTTTAGCCATAGTTTATTTTAAAAACGAACCCAAATTCATCGATGAAGCATTATATAAAAGCCTTTTAGAACAAAAGCTTATCCAAAAGGCGACCATTGATGAAAATGAAATTTTACTCAAAGCTGCGGGGGAACATTATGTCATCATTAAAGAGGGCGTGGATATCAAAGAACTTTTGACACAAGTGCCTGTGGAGATAAAAAAAGATTATAGTGCTTGGATATTTTTCACACTTTTAGTCTTTTTACTCGCATCACTTATCAGTTTTAATTTTTTCCGCCGTAAAAAAGAAATGCAAAAATTCCCTATAAACAAAGCCACTCAAAACCCCTCTTTGCAAGAACCACTTAATTCTATAAAACCTGTCATTTCAAGCGTTACCTTTAATGATGTTGCAGGTGTTAATGAAGTAAAATTAGAGCTTAATGAGTTGGTTGATTTTCTTAAAAATCCTCAAAAATATAAAGAATTTGGCGTAAAAATGCCAAAAGGCGTTTTGATGATAGGACCTCCAGGAGTTGGTAAAACCCTCATCGCAAAAGCCGTTGCGGGCGAAGCTGGAGTGCCATTTTTTTATCAATCTGGCTCAAGTTTTGTTGAAATTTATGTAGGAATGGGAGCAAAAAGAGTTAGAGAGCTTTTCTCTCGTGCTAAAATGATGGCACCAAGTATCATTTTTATCGATGAAATTGACGCAGTTGGAAAAGCAAGAAACGAACTTTCAAATGGCGAAAGAGATAGCACCCTCAATCAGCTCTTAACCCAAATGGACGGCTTTGAAGATAACAGCGGTGTCATCGTCATCGCCGCAACCAACAAAATAGAACTAATGGACGAAGCACTACTTCGCTCAGGACGCTTTGATAGACGCATTTTTCTTTCTCTGCCTGATTTTAAAGACCGATTTAAAATTTTAGAAATTTATATGAAAAATAAAAAAAATAAAGTCGATTTGGAACAAATCGCAAAACTTAGCGTAGGCTTTAGCGGTGCGGGGCTTGAAACTCTTGTTAATGAAGCCGCCATTAATGCCCTTAGGCGGGGGAATGATTTGGTTGAAGATAGCGACTTTTACGCGGTTTTAAATAAGGTTCTTTTAGGCAAGAAAAAAATTCTTAATTTAAGCGAAAAAGAAAAGCAAATTCAAGCCCATTACCAAGCGGCAAAAGCTTTATGTGCGTATTATTTTGACATTAAATTTGATAAAATCACACTCATTGAAGATAGATTTAACGAGTATGAATCAAATATCAAATCAAAATCCGAGCTTTTAAATAAAATTAAAACACATCTTGCTGGATTTATCGCTATGAAACTTTTATATAACGAAAGCTATACAAATTCACAGCAAGATTTTTTAAAAATTAAAGAACTTGTAGAATTTATGTTAAGTTTCAATATGATTGAAGACAAAAGCCTAGAAATTCAAAAAAATGAGGTCGAGGAATTTTTAAAAACAAGAAAGGAGCTTATCGCTCTCTTAGCTAAACTTTTGCTAGAAAAAGAAAGTCTAACTTATAAAGATGTCAAAAAAATAAGTTTATAA
- the thiD gene encoding bifunctional hydroxymethylpyrimidine kinase/phosphomethylpyrimidine kinase, translating into MKAKGSELIPILTIAGSDCSGGAGVQADLKTFSAYRLFGMSVILSVVAENTARVISVHNVPVKCVEEQFLAVFEDIPPKAVKIGMIGSKDLMLCVKENLEHFKPQNVVIDPVMFAKNGFALMPVECCDFFKNNILKFADILTPNIPEAEFLSGFTIQNEEEMIKAAKHLHAQGAKAVLIKGGHRNENANDVFFDGENIHILKGERIETKNTHGTGCTLSSAIASNLALGKNALESVSEAKEYVRGAIYYSLNLGKGNGPTNHLWAF; encoded by the coding sequence ATGAAAGCGAAAGGAAGTGAGTTAATCCCTATTTTAACCATAGCTGGAAGTGATTGTAGTGGTGGGGCAGGAGTGCAAGCTGACTTAAAAACTTTTAGTGCTTATAGGCTTTTTGGTATGAGTGTGATTTTAAGCGTGGTCGCAGAAAACACAGCAAGAGTCATTAGTGTGCATAATGTCCCTGTAAAATGTGTTGAAGAGCAGTTTTTAGCGGTATTTGAGGATATACCTCCAAAAGCAGTTAAAATAGGTATGATAGGAAGCAAGGACTTAATGCTTTGTGTCAAGGAAAATTTAGAGCATTTTAAACCGCAAAATGTCGTTATAGACCCTGTGATGTTTGCCAAAAATGGCTTCGCCTTAATGCCTGTTGAGTGTTGCGATTTTTTTAAAAATAATATTTTAAAATTTGCCGACATTCTCACGCCAAATATCCCAGAGGCAGAGTTTTTAAGTGGCTTTACAATTCAAAATGAGGAAGAAATGATAAAAGCAGCTAAACACCTACACGCGCAAGGCGCTAAAGCCGTTTTGATAAAAGGCGGACATAGAAACGAAAATGCCAACGATGTCTTTTTTGATGGGGAAAATATCCACATTTTAAAAGGCGAACGCATAGAAACGAAAAACACACACGGCACAGGTTGCACTCTAAGCTCCGCCATAGCTTCAAACTTAGCTCTTGGCAAAAACGCCCTTGAAAGCGTCAGTGAGGCAAAAGAATATGTTAGAGGGGCGATTTACTACAGCTTAAATTTAGGTAAGGGAAATGGACCTACTAATCATCTTTGGGCTTTTTAA
- the thiE gene encoding thiamine phosphate synthase: MPDLSLYLVASRGNLSDEAFLNVLESAVKGGVSIIQLREKTLNAKDFFSLGLKVKKLCQTYQIPLIINDRIDIALALDAHGVHLGQEDLPPNIARKVLGKDKIIGLSLKTTQQLKFIEEANYLGCGAIKTTPTKESSVLPLETLNQICESSPLPVVAIGGIDEAVVKELKGIKLSGVAVVRAIMEAKNPTLAANALKKAVRENLSLK, from the coding sequence ATGCCTGATTTAAGTTTATATCTCGTCGCAAGTCGTGGAAATTTAAGCGATGAAGCCTTTTTAAATGTGCTTGAAAGTGCTGTAAAAGGAGGAGTTAGCATTATCCAGCTTAGAGAAAAAACTCTTAATGCAAAGGATTTTTTCTCTCTTGGCTTAAAGGTCAAAAAACTCTGCCAAACCTATCAAATCCCCCTTATTATCAATGATAGAATCGACATCGCCCTAGCTTTAGACGCACACGGGGTGCATTTAGGACAAGAAGACTTGCCTCCAAACATAGCGAGAAAAGTTTTAGGCAAAGATAAAATCATAGGTTTAAGCCTTAAAACAACACAGCAGTTAAAATTTATCGAGGAAGCCAATTATCTAGGCTGTGGAGCCATCAAAACAACTCCAACGAAAGAAAGTAGTGTTTTACCCCTTGAAACCTTAAATCAAATTTGCGAAAGCTCTCCTTTGCCCGTCGTGGCGATTGGGGGCATTGATGAAGCTGTTGTAAAAGAATTAAAGGGGATAAAGCTTAGCGGAGTGGCTGTAGTAAGGGCTATAATGGAGGCTAAAAATCCTACTTTAGCCGCAAATGCATTAAAAAAGGCTGTGCGTGAAAATTTATCTCTTAAATGA
- a CDS encoding uroporphyrinogen-III synthase, which translates to MKIYLLNETKFEGVENLILNEVKFFDFNVNLEDFDALILTSKNAVKALEKAKIKLDFDLKIYAVGEKTAKKAQQLGFKHIKIPSKAYGKTLFEEFKEELKGQKCLYLRAKNIASNLNEDLRDNAVDLKEIIVYENVFKPCKIALCQPAIFIFTSPLSALNFLKNYHPHPKDKLIALGQSTAKALKGFDYHLAKEPSIKACVDLARLYKNPLQQD; encoded by the coding sequence GTGAAAATTTATCTCTTAAATGAAACCAAATTTGAAGGTGTGGAAAATCTTATCTTAAACGAAGTGAAATTTTTTGATTTTAATGTAAATTTAGAGGATTTTGACGCACTCATTCTTACATCTAAAAACGCTGTAAAAGCCCTAGAAAAAGCTAAAATAAAACTAGATTTTGATTTAAAAATTTACGCTGTGGGAGAAAAAACAGCAAAAAAAGCTCAGCAACTTGGCTTCAAACATATCAAAATTCCCTCAAAAGCTTATGGAAAAACACTTTTTGAAGAATTTAAAGAAGAATTAAAGGGACAAAAATGCCTTTATCTTAGAGCCAAAAACATCGCTTCAAATTTAAACGAAGATTTACGAGATAATGCAGTCGATTTAAAAGAAATTATCGTTTATGAAAATGTCTTTAAGCCTTGCAAAATAGCACTTTGCCAACCAGCCATTTTTATCTTTACCTCTCCACTGAGTGCTTTAAATTTCTTAAAAAATTATCACCCCCATCCAAAAGATAAATTAATAGCCTTAGGACAAAGCACAGCAAAGGCACTTAAAGGTTTTGACTATCATCTTGCTAAAGAACCCTCAATAAAGGCTTGTGTGGATTTAGCTAGGCTTTATAAAAACCCACTCCAGCAAGATTAA
- a CDS encoding radical SAM protein, producing the protein MIVFGPINSRRFGLSLGVDLSGAMKQCNFDCVYCELEAAKPIKEQEKVLGVKEILDELKIVLEKGVKFDVLTLTANGEPSLYPHLKELLLELKKLVKDKKILILSNGTAVLDEEKMQCLMLCDIVKFSLDSANEKTFYKIDRALKEINLNTMIEKMAEFRAKFSGALVMEILVVKELNDKEEEFALLNEALAKIAPTRVDLSSIDRPPAYAVSGVEEARLEELSRFISSVPVFIAKKKQGAKLSFCEEELLNTLRLRPQSELDVACFDDESKKHLKNLLERGQIKSVNLAGVGFYKA; encoded by the coding sequence ATGATAGTTTTTGGTCCTATAAATTCTAGGCGTTTTGGGCTTTCTTTGGGGGTGGATTTAAGTGGAGCGATGAAGCAGTGTAATTTTGATTGTGTGTATTGTGAGCTTGAGGCGGCAAAACCCATCAAAGAGCAAGAGAAAGTTTTAGGCGTAAAAGAAATTTTAGATGAGCTTAAAATTGTCTTAGAAAAAGGCGTGAAATTTGATGTGCTTACTCTCACGGCTAATGGAGAGCCAAGCCTTTATCCGCATTTAAAAGAGTTGCTTTTAGAATTAAAAAAGCTTGTTAAGGATAAAAAAATTCTTATTTTAAGCAATGGCACAGCAGTTTTAGATGAGGAAAAAATGCAATGCTTAATGCTTTGTGATATTGTTAAATTTAGTCTTGATAGTGCAAACGAAAAGACTTTTTATAAGATAGACAGGGCTTTAAAAGAGATAAATTTAAACACGATGATAGAAAAAATGGCGGAATTTAGAGCTAAATTTAGTGGCGCGTTGGTAATGGAAATTTTGGTTGTTAAGGAGCTAAATGACAAAGAAGAGGAATTCGCTTTGCTTAATGAAGCCTTAGCTAAAATCGCACCTACGAGAGTGGATTTAAGCAGTATCGATAGACCACCAGCTTATGCTGTGAGTGGGGTTGAAGAAGCTAGACTTGAAGAGCTTAGCCGTTTTATTAGCTCTGTGCCTGTTTTTATAGCGAAAAAAAAGCAAGGTGCGAAACTTAGCTTTTGCGAGGAAGAGCTTTTAAATACTTTGCGTTTGCGTCCTCAAAGTGAGCTTGATGTGGCGTGTTTTGATGATGAAAGCAAAAAGCATTTAAAAAATTTGCTTGAGAGAGGGCAAATTAAAAGCGTTAATCTTGCTGGAGTGGGTTTTTATAAAGCCTAG
- the hemE gene encoding uroporphyrinogen decarboxylase, producing the protein MIFIDACFRRQTPYTPVWMMRQAGRYLSEYMAVRQSAGDFLSLCKDYKKASEVSLQPVDILGVDAAIIFSDILVVPLEMGLELRFEKGEGPVFSTPLKNKEDLDRLDSLAAVKRLGYVYDALSLTREKLPKDKALIGFCGSAWTIATYMIEGRGSKNYAKCKKLLYQNPEFLHQILRKLNEVLKAYLEEQIKAGANAVQIFDSWAGALEEGAFFEFSFAYMKELAAYLKQKYPHIPVILFPKGVSGYLERIDGEFDVFGVDWSTPLDLARDKLSHKFTLQGNMEPCRLYDKNAIKKGVEDILQIMRGKAHIFNLGHGILPDIPVENAKYFIKLVQESSVK; encoded by the coding sequence ATGATTTTTATTGATGCGTGTTTTAGGAGGCAAACGCCCTATACTCCTGTGTGGATGATGCGTCAAGCAGGGCGGTATTTAAGTGAGTATATGGCGGTAAGGCAGAGTGCTGGGGATTTTCTCTCACTTTGTAAGGATTATAAAAAAGCAAGTGAAGTAAGCTTACAGCCTGTGGATATTTTAGGTGTAGATGCGGCGATTATTTTTTCTGACATTTTAGTTGTTCCTTTGGAAATGGGGCTTGAGCTTCGTTTTGAAAAGGGTGAAGGTCCTGTATTTAGCACCCCTCTTAAAAATAAAGAGGATTTAGATAGGCTTGATTCTTTAGCGGCGGTTAAGAGGCTTGGTTATGTTTATGACGCACTTTCTTTGACAAGGGAAAAATTGCCAAAAGATAAAGCATTAATTGGCTTTTGTGGGAGTGCTTGGACGATAGCTACTTATATGATAGAGGGTAGGGGAAGTAAAAATTATGCTAAATGCAAAAAATTACTTTATCAAAATCCTGAGTTTTTACATCAAATTTTAAGAAAATTAAATGAAGTTTTGAAAGCTTATTTGGAAGAGCAAATTAAAGCGGGGGCAAATGCGGTGCAGATTTTTGACAGCTGGGCTGGGGCTTTAGAGGAGGGGGCGTTTTTCGAATTTTCTTTCGCTTATATGAAAGAGCTTGCTGCTTATCTTAAACAAAAATATCCACATATCCCCGTGATACTCTTTCCAAAAGGCGTGAGCGGGTATTTAGAAAGAATTGATGGGGAATTTGATGTGTTTGGGGTGGATTGGAGTACTCCGCTTGACTTAGCTAGAGATAAGCTTTCGCATAAATTTACACTTCAGGGCAATATGGAGCCTTGCAGACTTTATGATAAAAACGCTATAAAAAAGGGCGTTGAGGACATTTTGCAAATTATGCGTGGCAAGGCACATATTTTTAACTTAGGACACGGAATTCTTCCTGATATCCCTGTGGAAAATGCAAAATATTTTATCAAACTCGTGCAAGAAAGCTCGGTTAAATGA
- a CDS encoding ABC transporter permease: MSLTRYLLFKYLRFDKEQPFINLSMLLAFLGVCVGLCVLLVAMAIMNGFDKEFQKRFFVMNYPITLLPKFYAPVDDEFVAELRGRFPHLLFSPYLSTQVIAKGDNRFEGGIVFGVNFEEEKKINEVVQNALKDTNLSGYDILIGGALADEFRLQKNDKLSLIFSNLNPSGFSLTPTTKRFDVKAKFNSGLIFYDKAYMYVEAKALRKVLGVKEGYDGVHIYSQEAFKDIEKLRAYLGQDYAAIGWWEQNQNFFSALELEKRALFIVLMLIILVAGLNIVSSLLMIVMNRRSEIALLLALGASKAEVKKSFFALGMLIGGSGMVCGVILAFITLWLLGNFDIISLPADVYGTSKLPLDLSILDFVLTLVGALCIIALSSFYPAKKATEVNILDTLRNE; encoded by the coding sequence ATGAGTCTAACGCGTTATCTACTTTTTAAATACCTTCGTTTTGATAAAGAGCAACCTTTTATCAATCTTTCTATGCTTTTGGCGTTTTTGGGTGTGTGCGTGGGGCTTTGTGTGCTTTTGGTCGCTATGGCGATAATGAATGGCTTTGATAAGGAATTTCAAAAACGCTTTTTTGTGATGAATTATCCCATTACCCTTTTGCCGAAATTTTATGCACCTGTTGATGATGAATTTGTGGCGGAGTTAAGAGGGCGGTTTCCGCATTTGCTTTTTAGCCCTTATTTAAGCACTCAAGTGATAGCCAAAGGGGATAATCGCTTTGAGGGCGGAATTGTTTTTGGTGTGAATTTTGAAGAGGAAAAGAAAATTAACGAAGTTGTCCAAAATGCTCTTAAAGATACAAATTTAAGCGGTTATGACATACTTATAGGGGGGGCTTTAGCTGATGAGTTTCGCCTTCAAAAAAACGATAAACTTTCTTTAATCTTTTCAAATTTGAACCCTAGCGGTTTCTCTTTGACCCCTACCACAAAGCGTTTTGATGTGAAGGCTAAGTTTAATTCCGGGCTTATTTTTTACGATAAGGCTTATATGTATGTGGAGGCTAAGGCACTTAGGAAAGTTTTAGGTGTGAAAGAGGGCTATGATGGTGTGCATATTTATAGCCAAGAAGCCTTTAAGGATATAGAAAAGCTTAGGGCTTATTTGGGGCAGGATTATGCCGCCATAGGCTGGTGGGAGCAAAATCAAAATTTCTTCTCCGCCCTAGAGCTTGAAAAGCGCGCACTTTTCATCGTTTTAATGCTCATTATCCTTGTTGCTGGGCTTAATATAGTAAGCTCACTTTTGATGATAGTGATGAACCGCCGCAGTGAAATAGCCCTTTTGCTTGCACTTGGAGCAAGCAAAGCGGAGGTAAAAAAAAGCTTTTTTGCTTTGGGTATGTTAATAGGCGGTAGCGGTATGGTGTGCGGGGTGATTTTAGCCTTTATCACGCTTTGGCTTTTGGGAAATTTCGACATTATCTCTTTACCAGCTGATGTTTATGGCACTTCGAAATTGCCGCTTGATTTGTCTATTTTGGACTTTGTACTTACCTTAGTAGGTGCTTTATGTATCATCGCACTTTCTTCGTTTTACCCTGCGAAAAAGGCGACCGAAGTAAATATTTTAGACACTTTGCGAAATGAATAA